A single window of Chloroflexota bacterium DNA harbors:
- a CDS encoding dephospho-CoA kinase gives MPAHVDQQRAHPKPRHSRRPAIHFRAEGRWCRDFASLTDCEPSPRCQCWQPTSTSIHSREPRLRRLSTGRTSAAWQTLQPSLSSWSLVAAEGEPGPRTVSGRTRPRFIGLTGNIACGKSTVGRLLAARGAEYIDADRLTHQLLAAGTPENDGIVARFGSEVRAADGAIDRPRLGSIVFSDSAALKELEAILHPGVRALIRRAMAAATAPIVVVDAIKLFESGLARELDTAWVVTCPRAEQVRRLTADRGLTPEQATMRIDAQGSQEEKVRLANVVIDNGGTLAETERQVDAALATLLGTSHAAP, from the coding sequence ATGCCTGCTCACGTTGACCAACAAAGGGCACACCCGAAGCCTCGACACAGCCGGAGACCGGCGATACACTTCCGCGCGGAGGGACGCTGGTGCAGAGACTTCGCGAGCTTGACGGACTGCGAGCCATCGCCGCGTTGTCAGTGCTGGCAGCCCACCTCAACGTCGATCCATTCAAGGGAACCGAGGTTGAGGCGTTTGTCCACTGGACGCACAAGTGCAGCGTGGCAAACGCTCCAGCCGAGCCTGTCGTCCTGGTCGCTCGTGGCAGCTGAGGGGGAGCCGGGTCCAAGAACGGTGTCGGGCCGCACACGGCCACGCTTCATCGGCCTGACGGGCAACATCGCCTGCGGCAAGAGCACCGTCGGCCGGCTGCTGGCAGCGCGCGGCGCGGAGTACATCGACGCCGACCGCCTCACCCACCAGTTGCTGGCGGCCGGCACACCCGAGAACGACGGCATCGTGGCACGCTTCGGCTCCGAGGTCCGCGCAGCCGATGGCGCGATTGACCGGCCACGGCTGGGGAGCATCGTGTTCTCGGACTCAGCCGCCCTGAAAGAGCTTGAAGCGATTCTCCACCCGGGCGTGCGGGCGCTGATCCGCCGGGCGATGGCAGCGGCCACCGCGCCCATCGTCGTGGTGGACGCCATCAAGCTGTTCGAATCGGGCCTCGCCAGGGAACTCGACACGGCCTGGGTAGTCACCTGTCCGCGCGCCGAGCAGGTGCGCCGCTTGACGGCGGACCGGGGCCTCACGCCCGAGCAGGCAACCATGCGGATCGACGCGCAGGGAAGCCAGGAGGAGAAAGTCCGGCTGGCGAACGTGGTCATCGACAACGGCGGCACGCTCGCAGAGACCGAGCGGCAGGTGGACGCTGCCCTGGCCACCTTGCTGGGAACCAGCCACGCCGCGCCCTGA
- a CDS encoding sulfatase-like hydrolase/transferase, giving the protein MPGRLWFRLLIGTCLVLAVTLGAVILLVSRALTGSFQDYVEDQQSARVQRAESILSRYYDRRREWTGVEGTVQSVADLMGERLVLADAQGRILADSQNQWVGQIARDDWRGRRVSIRSQEFAVGTLYISPARVDQPVLDPRAHLFLSTFAGYLVWALLVGLLAAIVLSVGMARLLAAPLEALTRAVRRLERGDTVQRIDTSVGGEVGDLADAFNSLASSLARVEQLRQNMVSDVAHELRTPLTSIRGYLEAIQDGIVEPDEQTLATIHHEMLQLTRLVDDLQELSLAEAHQLQLDRDEIDLVELAEWEVRAFLPQASAQNIELKLDAPRPVRPVTIDAGRIRQVLGNLIRNAIAHTSQGEIVVGVREHDDAVVMTVRDTGAGIAPADLEHIFERFYRVDKARSRRAGGTGLGLTIARELVRAHGGHIAAESAVGKGTTFSITLPFDAAPAPSAEPETVQPMEGQHTPARARLWPVVARGVLVASLVGATAGIVEALISSAALRRANSFMDLFGYAVLIDGLAFALVGGVVTLLAGIAMRMAGRTPRPVHATLGMTSAGLVLVGLLIGFRWNQLFNKDIPFDAPESLYPVAFVVLSCAVLALGVAFALVAIRQRWPRGNHVLRTAPSLTLVVILTAATVLVGRDQVAHRLAEAPTSLSARRVVTPRSPEAQPPAPVAQAAAQPAAPPDTAVAPPGPRRPNVLLITVSSLRADHLGAYGYEKARTPFIDMLARRGTRFDTTLTQQPDRNAAHAAILSGTFPATNGVRQDLVDRLDANAPTLAQSLAENGYRTGAVYSWVSFEPGYSGLDRGFHDYLDLTINRPEYLADNRAQVLSATYERLKAYLALPGAMSGAFSLPRGVDEAIDGRADVTTEAAIAWLEQYQSSPFFLWVHYVDPSPPFTPPHPFEEVEDAGCADTCRDGSTKTIRDVEDGAQLTAAQINHLVALYDGEIAFTDQQIGRLMARLEQLNLDDNTLIILTGDHGESFAEHDTWFSGSTLYNATTRVPLIVSFPSRLPRQRAVAAPAMSVDLAPTILDTIGAPIPDVFEGQSLLPLMLGHSAGDDRLAFTELADRSEVAVVDRYWKLIWSSREQTAKLYYLGDDPNELHDRSEAEPETTTRLVEELREWLWLRPG; this is encoded by the coding sequence ATGCCCGGCCGACTCTGGTTCCGCCTCCTGATCGGCACCTGCCTGGTGCTGGCCGTCACGCTGGGCGCCGTCATCCTGCTGGTCAGCCGCGCGCTGACCGGCAGCTTCCAGGATTATGTCGAGGACCAGCAGTCGGCCCGCGTCCAGCGCGCCGAGAGCATCCTGAGCCGCTACTACGACCGCCGCCGCGAGTGGACGGGCGTCGAGGGCACCGTGCAGTCGGTCGCCGACCTGATGGGCGAGCGGCTCGTGCTGGCCGACGCACAGGGGCGCATCCTGGCCGACTCCCAGAACCAGTGGGTCGGGCAGATCGCCCGCGACGACTGGCGCGGCCGGCGCGTCTCGATCCGCTCCCAGGAGTTCGCCGTCGGGACGCTCTACATCTCACCGGCCCGCGTCGATCAGCCGGTGCTGGACCCGCGCGCCCACCTCTTCTTGAGCACGTTCGCCGGCTACCTCGTCTGGGCGCTGCTGGTGGGGCTGCTCGCCGCCATCGTCCTGAGCGTCGGGATGGCCCGGCTGCTGGCCGCGCCGCTCGAAGCACTGACCCGCGCCGTCCGCCGCCTGGAACGCGGCGACACCGTCCAGCGGATCGATACGTCCGTGGGCGGCGAGGTCGGGGATCTCGCGGACGCCTTCAACTCGCTGGCCTCGTCGCTGGCGCGCGTCGAGCAGCTACGCCAGAACATGGTGTCCGACGTGGCTCACGAGCTGCGAACGCCGCTCACCAGCATTCGCGGATACCTGGAGGCGATCCAGGATGGCATCGTCGAGCCGGACGAGCAGACGCTGGCGACGATCCACCACGAGATGCTGCAGCTCACCCGGCTGGTGGACGACCTGCAGGAGCTGTCGCTGGCCGAGGCCCACCAGCTCCAGCTTGACCGCGACGAGATCGACCTCGTCGAGCTGGCGGAATGGGAGGTGCGGGCGTTCCTGCCACAGGCCTCGGCCCAGAACATCGAGCTGAAGCTGGACGCGCCGCGCCCGGTCCGCCCCGTGACCATCGACGCTGGCCGCATCCGCCAGGTGCTCGGCAACCTCATCCGCAACGCCATCGCGCACACGTCGCAGGGCGAGATCGTGGTCGGCGTCCGCGAGCACGACGATGCCGTCGTGATGACCGTCCGCGACACCGGGGCCGGCATCGCCCCGGCCGACCTGGAGCACATCTTCGAGCGGTTCTACCGCGTAGACAAGGCGCGCTCGCGGCGGGCCGGCGGGACCGGCCTCGGCCTGACCATCGCCCGCGAGCTGGTGCGGGCGCACGGCGGCCACATCGCCGCCGAGAGCGCGGTCGGCAAGGGTACGACCTTCTCGATCACCCTGCCCTTCGACGCAGCGCCAGCACCGTCGGCTGAGCCAGAGACAGTCCAGCCGATGGAAGGCCAGCACACCCCAGCCCGCGCCCGACTGTGGCCGGTGGTGGCGCGCGGTGTGCTGGTCGCCTCACTGGTCGGAGCGACGGCCGGCATCGTCGAGGCGCTGATCTCGTCGGCGGCGTTGCGGCGCGCGAACAGCTTCATGGATCTGTTCGGGTACGCCGTCCTGATCGACGGGCTGGCGTTTGCGCTGGTCGGCGGGGTGGTCACGCTCCTGGCCGGCATCGCGATGCGGATGGCCGGACGGACGCCGCGGCCCGTCCATGCGACGCTCGGGATGACCTCGGCCGGGCTGGTGCTGGTCGGCCTGCTGATCGGCTTCCGCTGGAACCAGCTGTTCAACAAGGACATCCCGTTTGACGCGCCCGAATCCCTGTACCCGGTCGCGTTCGTGGTGCTCTCCTGCGCCGTGCTGGCGCTCGGGGTCGCCTTCGCGCTGGTCGCGATCCGGCAACGCTGGCCGCGCGGCAACCACGTCCTCCGCACTGCCCCCTCGCTGACCCTGGTGGTGATCCTGACCGCCGCCACGGTGCTCGTCGGGCGGGATCAGGTGGCGCACCGTCTGGCCGAAGCGCCGACCTCGCTGTCTGCCCGCCGGGTGGTGACGCCACGCTCGCCGGAAGCCCAGCCGCCGGCCCCGGTCGCCCAGGCCGCTGCTCAGCCAGCCGCGCCGCCCGATACCGCCGTCGCGCCGCCCGGGCCGCGCCGCCCGAACGTGCTGCTGATCACCGTCAGCAGCCTGCGGGCCGACCATCTCGGGGCCTACGGCTACGAGAAGGCCCGCACGCCGTTCATCGACATGCTGGCGCGGCGTGGAACTCGCTTCGACACGACCCTGACCCAGCAGCCCGACCGCAACGCCGCCCACGCTGCCATCCTCAGCGGGACGTTCCCAGCCACCAACGGCGTCCGGCAGGATCTGGTGGACCGGCTCGACGCCAACGCCCCGACGCTCGCACAGTCGCTGGCCGAGAACGGCTACCGCACGGGCGCGGTCTACAGCTGGGTCAGCTTCGAGCCGGGCTACTCCGGGCTGGACCGAGGCTTCCACGACTATCTCGACCTGACGATCAACCGGCCCGAGTACCTGGCGGACAACCGCGCCCAGGTGCTCTCAGCCACCTACGAGCGGCTCAAAGCGTACCTCGCGCTGCCGGGCGCGATGAGCGGCGCATTCTCGCTGCCGCGCGGCGTGGACGAGGCGATTGACGGCCGCGCCGACGTGACCACCGAGGCGGCCATCGCCTGGTTGGAGCAGTACCAGTCGTCGCCGTTCTTCCTGTGGGTCCACTACGTCGATCCCAGCCCGCCGTTCACGCCGCCGCACCCCTTCGAGGAGGTTGAGGACGCCGGCTGCGCCGATACCTGCCGCGATGGCAGCACGAAGACGATCCGGGACGTGGAGGACGGCGCGCAGCTGACCGCCGCGCAGATCAACCATCTGGTAGCACTCTACGACGGCGAGATCGCCTTCACCGATCAGCAGATCGGGCGGCTGATGGCGCGACTCGAACAGCTCAATCTGGACGACAACACGCTGATCATCCTGACCGGCGATCACGGCGAGAGCTTCGCCGAGCATGACACGTGGTTCTCAGGCTCGACGCTCTACAACGCCACCACCCGCGTCCCGCTGATCGTCTCCTTCCCGAGCCGCCTGCCGCGCCAGCGGGCCGTGGCCGCGCCGGCCATGAGCGTCGATCTCGCCCCGACCATCCTCGACACCATCGGTGCGCCGATCCCAGACGTGTTCGAGGGGCAGAGTCTGCTGCCGCTGATGCTCGGGCACAGCGCTGGCGACGACCGGCTGGCGTTCACCGAGCTGGCGGACCGCAGCGAGGTCGCCGTGGTGGACCGCTACTGGAAGCTGATCTGGTCGAGTCGCGAGCAGACGGCCAAGCTGTACTACCTCGGAGACGATCCGAACGAGCTGCATGACCGCTCCGAAGCCGAGCCGGAGACGACGACCCGGCTGGTGGAAGAGCTTCGGGAGTGGCTCTGGCTGCGGCCGGGATAG
- a CDS encoding thermonuclease family protein: protein MVRPPAHRTLAPLAHRTLAPLAHRTLAPLARRTLVFLIVVLLAATRPAHADEVVTLPVVVTGVGDGDTLTVQLRDGRSEVVRLIGIDAPEVDPPGQATACFAREAAAYTRAAALNRSGALELDVRERDRAGRLLGYLHLDGQRTSLNQQLLAEGYALPLSVGSNTAYSDDFRAAAKAAQLGSKGIWSACDVGSRPTIATAYPLDETPELWATDPAIRLLLGTERGGDGTVLTVTVEARAGVGLDEVVVRGDRPDDPAFSDERSVFCAGRTICSDTWTARPRGLGTYQLAARARTADGLVADAQAGLRIVGRWQMIAARASGVRARATEVRPPTPEPPATGLSETACPDGIPIKALAADANGVRRFALPTDDGYEDAIPQACFKTEAEAQAAGWSR from the coding sequence ATGGTCCGCCCGCCTGCCCATCGTACCCTTGCGCCGCTCGCTCATCGTACCCTTGCGCCGCTCGCTCATCGCACCCTTGCGCCGCTCGCCCGTCGCACCCTCGTGTTCCTCATCGTCGTGCTGCTGGCCGCCACACGCCCCGCCCATGCCGACGAGGTCGTCACATTGCCGGTGGTCGTGACGGGCGTCGGCGACGGCGACACCCTCACCGTGCAGCTGCGCGACGGCCGCTCCGAGGTCGTGCGATTGATCGGCATCGATGCGCCGGAGGTCGATCCGCCAGGGCAGGCTACCGCGTGCTTCGCCAGGGAGGCCGCCGCGTACACGCGGGCCGCCGCGCTGAACCGGTCGGGCGCCCTGGAGCTTGACGTCCGTGAGCGGGACCGGGCCGGGCGGCTGCTGGGCTACCTGCACCTGGACGGGCAGCGCACCAGCCTCAATCAGCAGTTACTGGCCGAGGGATACGCCCTGCCGCTCTCCGTTGGCTCGAACACGGCCTACTCGGACGACTTCCGCGCCGCCGCGAAGGCCGCGCAGCTCGGCAGCAAGGGTATCTGGTCGGCCTGCGACGTAGGCAGCCGGCCGACGATTGCCACGGCCTACCCCCTGGACGAGACGCCCGAGCTCTGGGCGACCGACCCGGCCATCCGCCTGCTGCTGGGCACCGAGCGCGGCGGCGACGGCACGGTGCTGACGGTGACCGTCGAGGCGCGGGCGGGCGTGGGCCTCGATGAGGTGGTGGTGCGCGGCGACCGCCCCGATGACCCGGCCTTCAGCGACGAGCGCTCGGTCTTCTGCGCCGGCCGCACGATCTGCTCGGACACCTGGACGGCCCGCCCGCGCGGCCTGGGAACGTACCAGTTGGCAGCGCGCGCCCGAACGGCCGATGGGCTGGTGGCCGACGCGCAGGCAGGCCTGCGGATCGTGGGTCGCTGGCAGATGATCGCGGCGCGAGCATCGGGCGTGCGGGCACGAGCCACCGAGGTCCGCCCGCCGACGCCCGAGCCGCCGGCCACCGGCCTCAGCGAGACGGCCTGCCCGGACGGCATCCCGATCAAAGCACTGGCGGCCGACGCCAACGGCGTACGACGCTTCGCGCTTCCGACCGACGACGGCTACGAGGACGCCATCCCGCAAGCGTGCTTCAAGACTGAAGCCGAGGCCCAGGCGGCCGGCTGGAGCCGCTAG
- the map gene encoding type I methionyl aminopeptidase has protein sequence MKLKPITENQIIIKSPAELRMMRESGLVVSRTVRELVAAMKPGMTTKDLDQVALKSFKRQGAKSTAFGYHGFPGQICVSVNNQVVHGIPGPLKIHDGDLVKFDVAAQYRGYVGDTTLSAVVGSKPNDDQQRIMAITYGGLMAGIAAAKAGNRLSDIGHAIQTFVEKRGLKVVQEFVGHGVGRSMHEPPQVSHWGAPGKGPLLRPGMVIAIEPQVNLGGRAVQMLSDGWTAVTLDGKISAHYEHTVAITPDGPWVLTEPDDADVTNEERLIRELATRI, from the coding sequence ATGAAGCTCAAGCCGATCACCGAGAACCAGATCATCATTAAGTCGCCGGCCGAGTTGCGTATGATGCGCGAATCCGGCCTCGTCGTTTCCCGCACGGTACGCGAACTGGTCGCCGCGATGAAGCCCGGCATGACGACGAAGGATCTGGATCAGGTGGCGCTCAAGAGCTTCAAGCGCCAGGGTGCGAAGTCCACCGCGTTCGGGTACCACGGGTTCCCAGGGCAGATCTGCGTCTCGGTGAATAACCAGGTGGTGCACGGGATCCCCGGGCCGTTGAAGATCCACGATGGCGACCTCGTCAAGTTTGACGTGGCGGCACAGTATCGCGGGTACGTTGGGGATACGACGCTCTCGGCGGTCGTGGGCAGCAAGCCAAACGACGATCAGCAGCGGATCATGGCGATCACCTACGGCGGGCTGATGGCAGGCATCGCCGCGGCGAAGGCGGGCAATCGCCTCTCGGACATCGGCCACGCGATCCAGACATTCGTCGAGAAGCGCGGTCTCAAGGTGGTGCAGGAGTTCGTGGGGCATGGCGTCGGCCGCTCGATGCACGAGCCGCCGCAGGTCTCGCACTGGGGCGCGCCCGGCAAGGGGCCGCTGCTCCGCCCGGGCATGGTCATCGCCATCGAGCCGCAGGTGAACCTGGGCGGTCGGGCCGTGCAGATGCTCTCGGATGGTTGGACGGCGGTCACGCTGGACGGCAAGATCTCCGCGCACTACGAGCACACCGTGGCGATCACGCCCGATGGTCCGTGGGTGCTGACAGAGCCTGACGACGCCGACGTGACGAACGAAGAGCGGCTCATCCGCGAGCTGGCGACCCGAATCTAA
- the rfbD gene encoding dTDP-4-dehydrorhamnose reductase, whose protein sequence is MRVLVTGANGLVGTKVLEQLLGDPAHTALGAYNQSRTNAFLGEFPHWWLDVTDSERVRQVLDEARPDAVIHAGAFTNVDAAERERDTALAVNAAGTANLAQACAERDIRLVYLSTEYVFDGANGPYRETDPVHPLGWYAKTKEAGEQAVMAAGGRWAIGRTTVVYGYAPHVRANFVLWLVGKLKAGERVNIVHDQVGSPTLADNLAQMVLALAGSNVTGIFNTAGAEVVSRLQLSRQIAEVFGLDASLMDPITTAQLHQAAPRPLKAGLLMDKLRETFPDLPILGPAEGLAIVKRQFEEAGLV, encoded by the coding sequence TTGCGAGTGCTGGTGACCGGCGCAAACGGACTGGTCGGGACCAAGGTGCTGGAACAGCTGTTGGGCGATCCGGCCCACACGGCGCTCGGGGCGTACAACCAGAGCCGCACCAACGCGTTCCTGGGCGAGTTCCCGCACTGGTGGCTCGACGTGACCGACTCCGAGCGCGTCCGCCAGGTGCTGGACGAGGCGCGGCCAGATGCTGTGATCCACGCCGGCGCGTTCACGAACGTCGATGCGGCCGAGCGCGAGCGCGACACGGCCCTCGCGGTCAACGCGGCCGGCACGGCCAACCTCGCGCAGGCCTGCGCCGAGCGCGACATCCGCCTGGTCTACCTCTCCACCGAGTACGTTTTCGACGGCGCCAACGGCCCCTACCGCGAGACCGACCCCGTCCACCCGCTCGGCTGGTACGCCAAGACCAAGGAGGCCGGTGAGCAGGCGGTGATGGCGGCCGGCGGTCGCTGGGCCATCGGGCGGACGACCGTCGTCTATGGGTATGCGCCGCACGTCCGGGCCAACTTCGTGCTGTGGCTGGTCGGCAAGCTCAAGGCCGGCGAGCGCGTCAACATCGTGCACGATCAGGTCGGCTCGCCCACCCTGGCCGACAATCTGGCACAGATGGTGCTGGCGCTGGCCGGCAGCAACGTCACCGGCATCTTCAACACGGCCGGCGCGGAGGTGGTCTCCCGACTGCAGCTCTCGCGGCAGATCGCGGAGGTCTTCGGGTTGGACGCGAGCCTGATGGACCCGATCACCACGGCGCAACTGCATCAGGCAGCGCCACGCCCACTCAAGGCCGGTCTGCTGATGGACAAGCTGCGGGAAACGTTCCCCGATCTGCCGATCCTTGGCCCGGCCGAGGGACTGGCCATCGTGAAGCGGCAGTTCGAGGAGGCCGGCCTCGTGTGA
- a CDS encoding response regulator transcription factor, giving the protein MPRRRVLVVDDDENIVQLVKMYLERDGYQVWCVYDGPAALAEYRRSRPDVIVLDLMLPGMSGLDVCREVRRESNTPIIMLTAKTTEADKLTGLDLGADDYLTKPFSPRELLARIRAVLRRVPGTNDLGPEEMRVGPLTLYPRRFQAEVDGKPIRLTPTEFNLIRTLAEAPGQVFSRPQLIEKAFGYDFEGFERNVDVHITSLRRKLEAGGQRFIKTVYGLGYKLEAPATASSRA; this is encoded by the coding sequence GTGCCCAGACGGCGTGTGCTGGTTGTCGACGACGACGAGAATATCGTGCAACTGGTCAAGATGTACCTCGAGCGCGATGGCTACCAGGTCTGGTGCGTCTACGACGGCCCGGCCGCCCTGGCCGAGTATCGACGGTCACGCCCGGATGTGATCGTGCTCGATCTGATGCTGCCCGGCATGAGCGGCCTCGACGTCTGCCGCGAGGTTCGCCGTGAGTCGAACACCCCGATCATCATGCTGACAGCGAAAACCACCGAAGCCGACAAGCTGACCGGCCTCGACCTCGGGGCGGATGACTACCTTACCAAGCCGTTCAGCCCGCGCGAGCTGCTCGCCCGCATCCGGGCGGTGTTGCGCCGCGTCCCCGGCACCAACGACCTCGGCCCCGAGGAGATGCGCGTCGGGCCGCTGACGCTGTACCCACGCCGCTTCCAGGCCGAGGTGGACGGCAAGCCGATCCGCCTGACCCCCACCGAGTTCAACCTGATCCGGACGCTGGCCGAAGCGCCCGGGCAGGTCTTCAGCCGCCCGCAGCTCATCGAGAAGGCGTTCGGGTACGACTTCGAGGGCTTCGAGCGGAACGTCGACGTCCACATCACCTCGCTGCGCCGCAAGCTCGAGGCGGGCGGCCAGCGGTTCATCAAGACGGTCTACGGCCTCGGCTACAAGCTCGAGGCTCCCGCCACCGCGTCGAGCCGCGCCTAG
- the trxA gene encoding thioredoxin, translated as MAHPVAVTDGTFESEVLQSDTPVLVDFWAEWCQPCKMIAPHLEKIAQEQEGKLKVAKVNVDENPQMMGAFRIRGIPTLILFKDGQPVETLVGFMPEKQILAKVEKHIGAEA; from the coding sequence ATGGCACATCCCGTTGCCGTCACCGACGGCACCTTTGAGTCCGAGGTTTTGCAGTCCGACACGCCGGTCCTCGTCGATTTCTGGGCCGAGTGGTGCCAGCCCTGCAAGATGATCGCTCCGCACCTGGAGAAGATCGCGCAGGAGCAGGAAGGCAAGCTGAAGGTCGCGAAGGTCAACGTGGACGAGAACCCCCAGATGATGGGCGCGTTCCGCATCCGCGGCATCCCGACGCTGATCCTTTTCAAGGATGGCCAGCCGGTTGAGACGCTGGTCGGGTTCATGCCCGAGAAGCAGATCCTGGCGAAGGTCGAGAAGCACATCGGCGCGGAGGCCTGA
- a CDS encoding glycosyltransferase family 39 protein codes for MSTARATAQPSAAATTVRPAPAASGKVALLVVLGITVLAFVIRWPHLWTIPIWTDEGDEAIIAARLVRTGIIPLANDNLYNGPIFNYLAAVAFWLAGTHYWVPRLVAYVFGALTVIPTFLLASELVEAGPAARLDEAMRHRAVLAGGLAAGLLLGLNAAHIVVNSHIGWGHCLTPFFTTAGVWLVQRAVRLGRDAAISRRMAGTSGGVALVLAGFCLSLGFQSHPTVAVLLPAVVVFMLWKHRGWLASPWPYLAGVAFVIGQAPTLLNSWLRGELVWLSAGMDQRAIYEGSERDTMGGYISNLYGVVESIGATLPGLLNHFGQPVVPLWHPLVVLGFAVTLGTLAALWLSGRPLPALLGIAMLFGLPYLHGQFEPIVSRSRYVAPLTPLLLAAWAVCAAEQWALWTASARRALRGRVAASSLPVGPLLVVAVVVLAAGSSLSLGRFYADAQQAGRTNDRLLDDYARLQAARRPNEIVAVDRALLRDWTLTQGRLGRVLSQWLEIDGIPFTGIDLGPDGRFSGGLQEVGGLAILARGSLGRASQAYILDEIATHAAPDAPPDRGYAIVRARRRT; via the coding sequence ATGAGCACCGCGCGGGCGACCGCGCAGCCATCAGCAGCAGCGACGACGGTTCGTCCAGCCCCGGCCGCCTCAGGAAAGGTCGCGCTGCTGGTGGTGCTCGGCATCACCGTGCTGGCGTTCGTGATCCGGTGGCCGCACCTCTGGACGATCCCCATCTGGACCGACGAGGGCGACGAGGCGATCATCGCCGCGCGACTGGTGCGGACTGGCATCATTCCGCTCGCCAACGACAACCTCTACAACGGCCCGATCTTCAACTACCTGGCCGCCGTGGCTTTCTGGCTGGCTGGCACACACTACTGGGTGCCCCGGCTGGTGGCCTACGTGTTCGGGGCGCTCACGGTCATCCCGACGTTCCTGCTGGCCAGTGAGCTGGTCGAGGCCGGACCCGCCGCCCGGCTCGACGAGGCCATGCGCCACCGGGCCGTCCTGGCGGGCGGGCTGGCGGCCGGCCTGCTCCTGGGCCTGAACGCTGCACACATCGTGGTGAACAGCCACATCGGCTGGGGCCACTGTCTCACACCGTTCTTCACCACCGCCGGCGTCTGGCTGGTGCAGCGCGCCGTCCGGCTCGGCCGCGATGCGGCCATCAGCCGGCGCATGGCCGGGACCAGCGGCGGGGTGGCCCTGGTGCTGGCCGGCTTCTGTTTGAGCCTCGGGTTTCAATCCCACCCAACGGTCGCTGTGCTGCTGCCGGCCGTCGTCGTGTTCATGCTGTGGAAGCACCGAGGGTGGCTGGCTTCGCCCTGGCCGTACCTCGCGGGCGTCGCCTTCGTCATCGGGCAGGCGCCCACGCTGCTCAACTCGTGGCTGCGCGGCGAGCTGGTCTGGCTGAGCGCCGGCATGGATCAGCGCGCCATCTACGAAGGCTCCGAGCGCGACACGATGGGCGGCTACATCAGCAACCTCTACGGCGTGGTCGAGTCCATCGGCGCAACGCTGCCGGGCCTGCTCAACCACTTTGGGCAGCCGGTTGTACCGCTCTGGCATCCGCTGGTCGTGCTGGGTTTCGCCGTCACGCTCGGGACGCTGGCGGCGCTCTGGCTGAGCGGCCGGCCGCTGCCGGCCCTCCTCGGCATCGCCATGCTCTTCGGGCTGCCGTACCTGCACGGCCAGTTCGAGCCGATCGTGAGCCGTTCGCGCTACGTCGCGCCGCTGACGCCGCTGCTGCTGGCGGCGTGGGCCGTCTGCGCCGCCGAGCAGTGGGCGCTGTGGACGGCCAGTGCGCGGCGCGCGTTGCGGGGCCGAGTGGCGGCGAGCAGCCTGCCAGTCGGGCCGTTGCTGGTGGTGGCGGTCGTCGTCCTGGCGGCCGGGTCCAGCCTGTCTCTGGGGCGATTCTATGCGGATGCCCAGCAGGCTGGCCGCACGAACGACCGACTCCTGGACGACTACGCCCGCTTACAGGCCGCGCGCCGACCGAACGAGATCGTGGCGGTGGACCGCGCGCTCCTGCGTGACTGGACGCTCACGCAGGGGCGGCTGGGGCGCGTCCTGAGCCAGTGGCTGGAGATCGACGGCATCCCGTTCACCGGCATCGACCTGGGGCCAGACGGGCGCTTCAGTGGCGGCCTCCAGGAAGTGGGCGGGCTGGCGATCCTGGCCCGTGGCAGCCTCGGTCGCGCGTCGCAAGCATACATCCTGGACGAGATCGCCACGCACGCCGCCCCGGATGCGCCGCCCGACCGGGGATATGCCATCGTGCGGGCGCGCCGCCGGACCTAA
- a CDS encoding RraA family protein — translation MADQSTAELLEEICTIDTPTITNVVATYPKNPLCLGLYNPWTENWYTDTSIRCIYPGMKPVAGYAVTCTYGLPDPNFSGRLSFNDVLDALDASPKPTILIIQQKWPPELMAKAGLAGEMMVTQMKIVGTVGMLSNGPSRDVDAIRRMDFQLLLGGVTAGHGEMAVQSVNVPVSVGGMDVAPGEIVHMDENGAVKFPAQHLAAVVANAKATLEKEAQQVERFKTAKTAADLRALSAGTTYGGPAKK, via the coding sequence ATGGCCGACCAGTCGACCGCGGAACTCCTGGAAGAGATCTGTACGATTGACACCCCGACGATCACCAACGTCGTCGCCACCTACCCGAAGAACCCGCTCTGCCTCGGGCTGTACAACCCGTGGACGGAGAACTGGTACACCGACACCTCGATTCGGTGCATCTACCCGGGCATGAAGCCGGTCGCCGGCTACGCCGTCACCTGCACCTACGGCCTGCCCGACCCGAACTTCTCCGGCCGGCTGTCGTTCAACGACGTGCTGGACGCGCTCGACGCCAGCCCGAAGCCGACCATCCTGATCATCCAGCAGAAGTGGCCGCCGGAGCTGATGGCGAAGGCCGGTCTCGCCGGCGAGATGATGGTCACCCAGATGAAGATCGTCGGGACCGTCGGCATGCTCTCGAACGGCCCCTCGCGGGACGTCGATGCGATCCGCCGGATGGACTTTCAGCTGCTGCTGGGCGGCGTGACGGCCGGCCACGGCGAGATGGCGGTGCAGTCTGTGAACGTGCCGGTGTCGGTAGGCGGCATGGACGTCGCGCCAGGCGAGATCGTCCACATGGACGAGAACGGCGCGGTGAAGTTCCCGGCCCAGCACCTCGCGGCCGTCGTGGCGAACGCCAAGGCGACGCTGGAGAAGGAAGCCCAGCAGGTCGAGCGGTTCAAGACCGCGAAGACGGCAGCCGACCTGCGGGCGCTGTCGGCCGGCACCACCTACGGCGGCCCGGCCAAGAAGTAG